A region of Lagenorhynchus albirostris chromosome 20, mLagAlb1.1, whole genome shotgun sequence DNA encodes the following proteins:
- the LOC132512046 gene encoding transmembrane protein 106A-like isoform X1, whose protein sequence is MGETLSQLGSREDENKSMLPSGPACGSEAASYSSTTSSKPSCSCAPCERAAGGSFATCPTCQGSGEIPRELEKQLVALIPYGDQRLKPRHTKLSVFLAVFICLVTSSLIVFFLFPRTIAVQPVGLNSSTVTVGEADIHLSITNILSISNNNYYPIAVTQLTIEVLHLSLVVGQVSDSLLLHVGPLASEQVTPSCWPDLPTDLYLAENQSPPCASAHPGHPDLFLPEPFRAAGLPELRICGLPGKRIQAPLAGPSPAVTCLLSSSCGHLPAWSVSPTTPWHPIGRE, encoded by the exons ATGGGTGAGACGCTCTCCCAGCTGGGCTCTCGGGAGGATGAGAACAAGTCGATGCTGCCCTCCGGCCCAGCCTGTGGCAGCGAGGCTGCCAGCTACTCCAGCACCACCAGCAGCAAGCCTTCTTGTTCCTGTGCGCCTTGTGAAAGGGCTGCTGGCGGCAGCTTTGCGACTTGTCCCACCTGCCAGGGCAGTGGGGAGATCCCTCGAG AACTAGAGAAGCAGCTGGTGGCCCTCATCCCCTATGGGGACCAGAGGCTGAAGCCCAGGCACAC GAAGCTCTCCGTGTTCCTGGCAGTGTTCATCTGCCTGGTGACCTCCTCCCTCATCGTCTTTTTCCTGTTTCCCCGGACTATCGCCGTGCAGCCTGTAGGCCTCAACTCCTCCACGGTGACTGTTGGCGAGGCCGACATCCACCTCAGTATAACG AATATCTTGAGCATCTCCAATAACAACTACTACCCCATCGCCGTGACCCAGCTGACCATTGAGGTTCTGCACCTGTCCCTCGTGGTGGGGCAGGTCTCCGACAGCCTTCTCCTCCACGTCGGCCCTTTGGCCAGTGAGCAGGTGACTCCCTCTTGCTGGCCAGACCTGCCCACAG ATCTGTACCTGGCTGAAAATCAAAGTCCACCATGTGCTTCTGCACATCCA GGGCACCCTGACCTGTTCCTACCTGAGCCATTCAGAGCAGCTGGTCTTCCAGAGCTACGAATATGTGGACTGCCGGGGAAACGCATCCAAGCCCCACTTGCTGGTCCCTCGCCCGCCGTGACCTGTCTGCTGTCGTCGAGCTGCGGGCACCTGCCGGCCTGGTCTGTATCTCCCACCACTCCATGGCACCCAATAGGACGAGAGTGA
- the LOC132512046 gene encoding transmembrane protein 106A-like isoform X2 yields the protein MGETLSQLGSREDENKSMLPSGPACGSEAASYSSTTSSKPSCSCAPCERAAGGSFATCPTCQGSGEIPRELEKQLVALIPYGDQRLKPRHTKLSVFLAVFICLVTSSLIVFFLFPRTIAVQPVGLNSSTVTVGEADIHLSITNILSISNNNYYPIAVTQLTIEVLHLSLVVGQVSDSLLLHVGPLASEQMLYTVANRIWDENTYKICTWLKIKVHHVLLHIQGTLTCSYLSHSEQLVFQSYEYVDCRGNASKPHLLVPRPP from the exons ATGGGTGAGACGCTCTCCCAGCTGGGCTCTCGGGAGGATGAGAACAAGTCGATGCTGCCCTCCGGCCCAGCCTGTGGCAGCGAGGCTGCCAGCTACTCCAGCACCACCAGCAGCAAGCCTTCTTGTTCCTGTGCGCCTTGTGAAAGGGCTGCTGGCGGCAGCTTTGCGACTTGTCCCACCTGCCAGGGCAGTGGGGAGATCCCTCGAG AACTAGAGAAGCAGCTGGTGGCCCTCATCCCCTATGGGGACCAGAGGCTGAAGCCCAGGCACAC GAAGCTCTCCGTGTTCCTGGCAGTGTTCATCTGCCTGGTGACCTCCTCCCTCATCGTCTTTTTCCTGTTTCCCCGGACTATCGCCGTGCAGCCTGTAGGCCTCAACTCCTCCACGGTGACTGTTGGCGAGGCCGACATCCACCTCAGTATAACG AATATCTTGAGCATCTCCAATAACAACTACTACCCCATCGCCGTGACCCAGCTGACCATTGAGGTTCTGCACCTGTCCCTCGTGGTGGGGCAGGTCTCCGACAGCCTTCTCCTCCACGTCGGCCCTTTGGCCAGTGAGCAG ATGTTGTATACGGTAGCCAACAGGATATGGGATGAAAACACATA caAGATCTGTACCTGGCTGAAAATCAAAGTCCACCATGTGCTTCTGCACATCCA GGGCACCCTGACCTGTTCCTACCTGAGCCATTCAGAGCAGCTGGTCTTCCAGAGCTACGAATATGTGGACTGCCGGGGAAACGCATCCAAGCCCCACTTGCTGGTCCCTCGCCCGCCGTGA
- the ARL4D gene encoding ADP-ribosylation factor-like protein 4D has translation MGNHLTEMAPTASFLPHFQALHVVVIGLDSAGKTSLLYRLKFKEFVQSVPTKGFNTEKIRVPLGGSRSITFQVWDVGGQEKLRPLWRSYTRRTDGLVFVVDAAEAERLEEAKVELHRISRASDNQGVPVLVLANKQDQPGALSAAEVEKRLAVGELAAAPLTHVQGCSAVDGLGLQPGLERLYGMILKRKKTVRTGKKRR, from the coding sequence ATGGGGAACCACTTGACAGAGATGGCGCCCACcgcctccttcctgcctcactTCCAGGCCCTGCACGTTGTGGTCATTGGGCTGGACTCGGCTGGAAAGACCTCCCTTCTTTACCGCCTCAAGTTCAAAGAGTTTGTCCAGAGTGTCCCCACCAAAGGCTTCAACACCGAGAAGATCCGGGTGCCCCTGGGGGGGTCCCGTAGCATCACCTTCCAAGTGTGGGATGTGGGGGGGCAGGAGAAGCTTCGACCACTGTGGCGCTCCTACACACGCCGGACAGACGGGCTGGTGTTTGTGGTGGATGCCGCTGAGGCTGAGCGGCTGGAGGAGGCCAAGGTGGAGCTACACCGAATCAGCCGGGCCTCGGACAACCAGGGTGTGCCTGTCCTGGTGCTGGCCAACAAGCAGGATCAGCCTGGGGCACTGAGCGCAGCCGAGGTGGAGAAGAGGCTGGCAGTCGGCGAGCTGGCTGCTGCCCCACTCACCCACGTGCAGGGCTGCAGTGCTGTGGACGGGCTGGGCCTGCAGCCAGGCCTGGAGCGCCTGTATGGGATGATCCTCAAGAGAAAGAAGACTGTCCGGACAGGCAAGAAGAGACGGTGA